Genomic segment of Thiomonas sp. FB-Cd:
GTGGATCCCGTCGGCGTGGCCACGATCAGGCCGTCGGCTCGCTGCACGTACATGAAGCGCTCGTCAACATCCACGCGAAGCTCGACCAGCCCATAGGCGCCGCTGCGGTTGACGACCACGTCGTTGATGGCGATCCCCTCAAAAATGCGTTGACCGTCGCGCACGACCTCGCCGGCCAACACCGCCCGCTGCTCGCGCTCAAAACGCCCGGCGAGCATCGCGCCAAGGGCCAAGCGCCAGTCAGCCTCGGTGATGTCGGTGATGAAGCCCAAGCGCCCGGCGTTAATGCCCACCAGAGGGATTCCGAACGGCGCGAGTTGGCGCGACGCCCCGAGCATCGTGCCATCGCCTCCGACCACCACCGCCACCCAGCCGCCAGTGGCGGCACGCTGGCCGACCTCGGCCAAGCTGAGATCGGCATGGCCCGGAAGGTCACAATGGTGGGCGGTCTGGCGCTCCACGTACACCTCCACCCCGTTTTCCGCCAACCAGCCACCAATCTCGGCCAAGGTGCGGCTGACGCCCGCAGCTTGGTACTTGCCGATGAGAATCACCTGCTGAAACACGGGGGTTGGCATGGGACTGGGCTGGGTGGCGTAGGGCCGTTGCGTTCGGGTTTTTCCGGGCGTGGTGCGGGGCGCCTGCCATGGATTACATCACAGCGCCGCTGACCCTGGGATCTCGCGCCAATCGCTCAGCGTCCGGCTTGAGCATCGTGGGCGGATCCCTGTGCCAGGGGCTTGGTGCTCGAGCGTGCGGCTACCGATGCATGCACATGCAGCCCCAAGTTCGACAGGCACCTAAAATGAGCCAATGGACGAACGTGCGCGCGTACTGCTCAAGACACTGATCGAACGGTATATCGCCGATGGTCAACCTATCGGGTCGCGCACTTTGTCGCGGGCTTCGGGCCTTGAGCTTTCTGCGGCGACCATCCGCAACGTCATGGCCGACCTGGAAGACCTGGGTCTCATTACGAGCCCGCATACCTCGGCGGGGCGGGTGCCCACCCCGCGCGGTTATCGGCTGTTCGTCGACACCATGCTCACTGTGCATCCTGTGACTGGCACAGATGACGTCGGGGAAAATTTCAGGTCGCAGCTTGCCACCGTCGAGCCACAAAAGGTCATTGTGCAGGCGGCGCAACTGCTGTCGAATCTGTCCCATTTCGTCGGCGTGGTGATGAGCCCACGGCGCAATGCGGCGTTCCGGCACATCGAATTCCTGCGCCTTTCGGAGCAGCGCATTTTGGTCATTCTTGTCGATGCCGGCGGCGATGTGCAAAACCGCATCATTCTGACGGACCAGCCCTACACCCAGAGCCAGTTGACGGAGGCCGCCAATTACCTCAATGCCAATTACAGCGGCCTGAGTTTCGAACAAGTCGCGGGGCATCTTCGCGGCGAGGTGGAACATTTGCGCAGCGAAATCGTCACGTTGATGCAGGCAGCCGTTGCCGTAGGCAGCCAAGCGCTGGCCGAACAACAGGAACAGGTTGTCATCTCCGGGCAGCAGCAGCTGCTCAACGTGGAGGATCTTTCCGGTAACCTCGCCAGTCTGCGCCGCCTGTTTGACCTTTTTGAACAGAAATCACACCTGCTCAAGTTGCTCGACGTTTCGGCGCGTGCCGAGGGGGTGCGCATTTATATTGGCGGCGAAAATGATGTCGTGCCGTTCGAGGAACTCTCGGTGATCACGGCACCCTACGAGGTCGACGGCAAAGTGGTGGGCACGCTCGGTGTCATTGGCCCAACCCGCATGGCCTATGATCGGATGATCCAGATCGTCGACATTACCGCCAAGCTTGTGAGCAACGCGCTGAGCCAGCGCTGAGTTTGACATCCCGCTGGGCCCGGGGAACGCTGCGAAAGAACGGAGATTTCTGCGGCGATCGACGGAATCGGGATTCATCGCACAATCAGCACCGGTACGCGGCACGAAGCCAACACCTTGGTCGCGACCGAACCAAGGGCCACACCGCCGAGAGCCGTGTGACCGTGCGAGCCCATGACGATCAGGTCAATCGCATGTTCAAGCGCGAACTGGGTGATGCGTGCCGCCGCATCGCCCACCAGATGGTGGGGCCGCACGTCCAGGCCAGAAGCAGCCAAGGCGGATTGCGCGGGAGCCAGAACCGCCTCACTTTGCTCGGCGTAATAGCCATCGAGCACCTCGCGCGAAAGATAGGAGCGTGCCAGCGCCGTCCCCACAGGCGGTTCGACGTGGAGCAAATCCACCTGCGGCAACTCCCGCCACCACGCAAGCCGCTGCAGGAGAAAATCCACCGCGCGTTGCGTGAAAGGCGATCCATCAATCGGGAGAAGGCAGCGAATTGTCGGGTTCATTTTTCAATTATGTCAAAGCGACTCTCTCCACACAATACAAACCAACTGTTGCTCTCTCCTGCCTGTTACCACTCGCTTAGAATCGGCGCCTCGCTTACCGACACCCTGAGGGGCCGTTAGCTCAGTTGGTTAGAGCAGAGGACTCATAATCCTTTGGTCGTTGGTTCAAGTCCAACACGGCCTACCAATTTTTTCATAGTTAATACAAGTAGTTAGAGAAAATTCCGCTTGCAAGACGTAAAGATTCGGTGATGACGTCGGCAGCTGCTACCGACGCAGGATGGCTGCGTAGTCGGGACGCAGCGGGTACAGCCAGATGTCTTTGACCGGCAGGGCTTGTTGGTGCGACAGGCTCTTCTTGCCGCGGCCGGTTGTTTTGCCCACGAGGACCCAGTTGGCGGCCTTGTAGCAGGTGCCTTTGTGGCGGGGGCTTTCGACGAAGGTCTCCAGCATCACGGGCTGGTAGCCATAGCGCTGCTGCCAATCCTTGGGCAGGCGACGCGCGGCGAGGGCCAGATCGAGCGGGTCTTGCGTGGCATCGTCGCTGGCCAGCGCGGCAGCGCGCAGCACGGCGTTTTCATCCGCGCCCTGCACGAGCGCCGTGGCGCCCGCATAGCGCAGGCTGTTCTGCGTGAGCGTGCCGGTCTTGTCGGACACCAGCGTGTCCATCGCCCCAGCCTCCTCCACTGCGGGCAGCCGCGTGACCAGTACGCCCTGGTGCGCCAGCAACTGGCTGCTTACGGCCGTGGCCAGGGTGTAGGTGACAGGCAGCGCCACCGGCACGGAGGCCACCAGCAGCATGAGCGCGAACACCGCCGTGTCGAGTAAGGGCCGGTGATGCCACAGCGCGAAGCCGATGACGATGGCCACGAGCGCGAGGTCGAATACCACCAGCCGTTTGACGATGGCGAAGATGGTGCTTTGCATGTGGC
This window contains:
- a CDS encoding universal stress protein, with translation MNPTIRCLLPIDGSPFTQRAVDFLLQRLAWWRELPQVDLLHVEPPVGTALARSYLSREVLDGYYAEQSEAVLAPAQSALAASGLDVRPHHLVGDAAARITQFALEHAIDLIVMGSHGHTALGGVALGSVATKVLASCRVPVLIVR
- a CDS encoding HAD-IC family P-type ATPase, with the protein product MLRDAQWQQIAAEQVVPGDVVHIRAGDIVPADLRLLDGAVSLDESALTGESLPVDAGAGKPAYTGAIVRQGEATGVVTATGARTFFGHTAELVRTSNAPSHMQSTIFAIVKRLVVFDLALVAIVIGFALWHHRPLLDTAVFALMLLVASVPVALPVTYTLATAVSSQLLAHQGVLVTRLPAVEEAGAMDTLVSDKTGTLTQNSLRYAGATALVQGADENAVLRAAALASDDATQDPLDLALAARRLPKDWQQRYGYQPVMLETFVESPRHKGTCYKAANWVLVGKTTGRGKKSLSHQQALPVKDIWLYPLRPDYAAILRR
- a CDS encoding NAD kinase, encoding MPTPVFQQVILIGKYQAAGVSRTLAEIGGWLAENGVEVYVERQTAHHCDLPGHADLSLAEVGQRAATGGWVAVVVGGDGTMLGASRQLAPFGIPLVGINAGRLGFITDITEADWRLALGAMLAGRFEREQRAVLAGEVVRDGQRIFEGIAINDVVVNRSGAYGLVELRVDVDERFMYVQRADGLIVATPTGSTAYAMSAGGPILHPSVPGLVLVPIAAHTLSNRPIVLPEHVRIDIEVVSPKDVGVNFDMQHFADLLGGDRITLHVSPHRAVFLHPPGWSYYATLRKKLHWHEILGAED
- the hrcA gene encoding heat-inducible transcriptional repressor HrcA produces the protein MDERARVLLKTLIERYIADGQPIGSRTLSRASGLELSAATIRNVMADLEDLGLITSPHTSAGRVPTPRGYRLFVDTMLTVHPVTGTDDVGENFRSQLATVEPQKVIVQAAQLLSNLSHFVGVVMSPRRNAAFRHIEFLRLSEQRILVILVDAGGDVQNRIILTDQPYTQSQLTEAANYLNANYSGLSFEQVAGHLRGEVEHLRSEIVTLMQAAVAVGSQALAEQQEQVVISGQQQLLNVEDLSGNLASLRRLFDLFEQKSHLLKLLDVSARAEGVRIYIGGENDVVPFEELSVITAPYEVDGKVVGTLGVIGPTRMAYDRMIQIVDITAKLVSNALSQR